The following are encoded in a window of Castanea sativa cultivar Marrone di Chiusa Pesio chromosome 9, ASM4071231v1 genomic DNA:
- the LOC142611444 gene encoding protein kinase and PP2C-like domain-containing protein isoform X2, protein MFFHSPYFLSPAKALQYLHNLGIVHRDVKPANILLGKNLYPHLADFGLAEYKKDLKGVSVENWKSTGKPTGGFHKRNMVGTLIYMAPEILKKEIHTEKSDVYSFGISINELLTGVVPYTDLRTEAQAHTVLEMNYTEQQLTAAVVSDRLRPVLAGPELGAPSSLLSLIQRCWDANPQNRPSFDDIVGELDSILEHRKTVKEEEMTLGESPSSNDDQLMDVTNKLRTYQESINWSTQGEHFSGRGSFAADSSMRIWLDFPYDPLAYHPVLSWGSFATCGRRETMEDTHFLMPNMCNEKDIHVFGIFDGHRGAAAAEFSARALPGFLQSLVSTSSPSNALLEAFVKTDAAFRNELDSYHKSKRVIQKDWHPGCTAVAALIVRNKIFVANAGDCRTILCRAGHPFVLTKDHVASCLEERERVVSAGGQVKWQVDTWRVGPAALQVTRSIGDDDLKPAVTAEPEITETDLSGEDEFLVMASDGLWDVVSNTDVINIIRDTVKEPGMCAKRLATEAAERGSKDNITVIVVFLRPVSTAERIY, encoded by the exons ATGTTTTTCCATTCCCCTTATTTCCTTTCTCCAGCAAAGGCTTTGCAATATCTCCATAACCTTGGGATCGTACATAGGGATGTGAAACCAGCAAATATTCTT CTTGGCAAAAACCTTTACCCACACCTAGCAGATTTTGGTTTGGCAGAATACAAAAAAGATCTGAAAGGAGTTTCTGTTGAGAACTGGAAATCAACGGGCAAGCCAACTGGTGGTTTTCACAAAAGAAATATGGTTGGGACACTCATATATATGGCACCTGAAATTTTAAAGAAGGAGATCCATACAGAAAAATCAGATGTCTACAGTTTCGGGATATCAATCAA TGAGCTTCTTACTGGTGTTGTCCCATATACTGATCTTCGTACAGAGGCACAG GCCCACACAGTGCTGGAGATGAACTATACTGAGCAGCAACTTACAGCAGCTGTGGTTTCTGATAGATTGAGACCAGTTCTTGCTGGTCCTGAGTTGGGTGCTCCGTCAAGTTTGTTGTCTCTGATACAGAGGTGTTGGGATGCAAATCCTCAGAATAGACCTTCTTTTGATGATATAGTTGGGGAACTTGATTCAATCTTAGAACACAGAAAGACAGTAAAGGAAGAGGAGATGACCCTTGGTGAATCTCCAAGTTCTAATGACGACCAGCTAATGGATGTCACCAACAAACTTCGAACTTATCAAGAGAGTATTAACTGGTCTACTCAGGGAGAACATTTCTCTGGGAGGGGTTCATTTGCAGCTGATTCTAGTATGAGAATCTGGCTTGATTTCCCTTATGATCCTTTGGCATACCATCCTGTACTTTCTTGGGGATCCTTTGCTACTTGTGGCAGAAGAGAGACCATGGAGGATACACATTTCCTTATGCCCAATATGTGCAATGAAAAGGATATTCATGTTTTTGGTATCTTTGATGGTCATAGAG GTGCAGCAGCTGCTGAGTTTTCTGCTCGTGCATTGCCAGGCTTCTTGCAAAGTTTAGTTTCCACAAGCAG TCCTTCAAACGCATTATTGGAAGCATTTGTTAAGACAGATGCTGCATTTAGAAATGAACTGGATTCTTATCATAAATCTAAGAGAGTTATTCAAAAAGACTGGCATCCTGGTTGCACTGCAGTTGCTGCTCTTATAGTTAGAAACAAGATTTTTGTTGCCAATGCTGGTGATTGCAGGACAATATTATGTCGAGCTGGTCACCCCTTTGTTCTAACTAAG GATCATGTTGCTAGCTGTCTCGAGGAGAGAGAGCGTGTTGTTAGTGCAGGAGGACAAGTCAAATGGCAAGTTGATACATGGAGGGTTGGTCCTGCTGCTCTCCAG GTTACTCGCTCCATTGGTGATGATGATCTGAAGCCTGCTGTAACTGCAGAACCTGAGATAACTGAAACTGATCTGTCTGGAGAGGATGAATTCCTG GTTATGGCTAGTGATGGACTCTGGGATGTTGTCAGCAATACAGATGTTATAAACATAATTAGGGACACGGTCAAAGAGCCCGGAATGTGTGCTAAAAGATTGGCGACAGAAGCTGCAGAACGAGGCAGCAAAGATAACATCACAGTAATTGTTGTTTTCCTGCGTCCAGTGTCTACTGCAGAGAGGATCTATTAG